One window from the genome of Rhodobacteraceae bacterium S2214 encodes:
- a CDS encoding beta-galactosidase, protein MNRTLGVCYYPEHWPEDRWETDAAQMVANGLTWVRIGEFAWSLMEPTPGTYDWGWLDRAIDVLGKAGLKIVLGTPSATPPRWMIDKHPDMLAVDANNQTRKFGSRRHYDFSHLEFRAEAVRIARLMAERYGKNPYIAAWQIDNEYDCHDTTLSYSEAAKKGFQDWLAQRYQSTDALNRAWGNVFWSMQYDTFDQIELPNLTVTEPNHPHQLAFRRYSSDQVVAFNKAQVDVIRPHTDAPLIHNYMGRITTFDHWKVGADLDIASWDSYPIGFLSDRIEGTPKEKQTYLRQGHPDNQAFHHDLYRAVGRGRMWVMEQQPGPVNWAPYNPAPLPGMARLWAWEAFAHGAETVCYFRWRQAPFAQEQMHAALLRPDAEPAPALAEAAQVAEEIAQLPEVGTAASPVALVFDYESAWAWDVQPQGADFDMFRLAFAAYRGLRRAGLSVDIVHPETADLSAYKLVLAPGLMTLSDPFRAALDTFDGIALIGPRTDTKTNELAIPTPLGPNLPNTDVSVVMAESLPPSDAIKLQNGGKFLHWFDHLEGDADVYLSTKAGQPAIMGSDNVRYLAGWPSDDTFDQIIGNLCDTLDIATFDVPKGLRIRDTATHRFVFNYAPKARKWGDVIIPAAGVHWEEI, encoded by the coding sequence CGCAATTGACGTGCTGGGCAAGGCTGGATTGAAGATTGTGCTGGGCACACCGTCGGCCACCCCGCCACGCTGGATGATTGATAAGCATCCAGATATGCTTGCTGTGGACGCAAATAATCAAACGCGAAAATTCGGATCGCGTCGCCACTATGATTTTAGCCATCTCGAATTTCGGGCCGAAGCGGTGCGCATCGCCCGTCTGATGGCCGAACGCTATGGCAAAAACCCATACATCGCCGCATGGCAAATCGACAACGAATACGACTGCCACGACACGACGCTGTCCTATTCCGAAGCTGCCAAAAAGGGTTTCCAAGATTGGCTCGCCCAGCGCTACCAATCGACCGATGCGCTGAACCGTGCGTGGGGCAACGTGTTCTGGTCGATGCAATATGACACATTCGATCAGATCGAATTGCCAAACCTGACTGTGACGGAACCGAACCATCCGCATCAATTGGCCTTCCGTCGTTATTCGTCTGACCAAGTGGTCGCGTTTAACAAAGCCCAAGTCGACGTCATTCGTCCGCACACGGACGCCCCGCTCATCCACAACTACATGGGGCGCATCACGACGTTTGATCATTGGAAAGTCGGCGCTGATCTCGATATCGCGTCTTGGGACAGCTACCCGATCGGGTTCCTGTCTGACCGGATCGAAGGGACGCCAAAGGAAAAGCAGACCTATCTGCGCCAAGGCCACCCCGATAACCAAGCCTTCCACCACGACCTGTACCGCGCCGTTGGCCGCGGCCGTATGTGGGTGATGGAACAGCAACCCGGCCCCGTAAACTGGGCGCCTTACAACCCTGCCCCGCTACCCGGAATGGCGCGTCTGTGGGCATGGGAAGCATTCGCGCATGGCGCTGAAACCGTGTGTTATTTCCGCTGGCGGCAGGCCCCCTTTGCGCAAGAACAGATGCATGCTGCCTTGCTGCGCCCCGATGCAGAACCAGCGCCTGCGCTCGCCGAAGCCGCGCAAGTGGCCGAAGAAATTGCACAACTGCCAGAGGTCGGCACAGCCGCTTCGCCCGTCGCACTTGTCTTCGATTACGAAAGCGCATGGGCATGGGACGTGCAGCCGCAAGGCGCTGATTTTGATATGTTCCGGCTCGCCTTTGCCGCCTATCGCGGGTTGCGTCGTGCGGGTCTAAGCGTGGATATCGTCCACCCCGAAACCGCCGATCTGTCCGCCTATAAACTGGTACTGGCACCCGGTCTGATGACGCTGTCCGATCCGTTCCGCGCCGCTTTGGACACATTCGACGGCATCGCCTTGATCGGTCCACGCACCGATACCAAAACGAATGAACTGGCGATTCCGACCCCGCTTGGCCCTAACCTGCCAAACACCGACGTCAGCGTCGTGATGGCCGAAAGCCTGCCGCCGTCCGATGCGATAAAACTGCAAAACGGTGGAAAATTTCTGCATTGGTTCGATCATCTCGAAGGTGACGCAGACGTTTATCTGTCCACCAAGGCGGGCCAGCCTGCGATCATGGGCAGCGACAATGTGCGTTACTTGGCCGGTTGGCCCAGTGATGACACCTTTGACCAAATCATCGGCAACCTGTGCGACACGCTTGATATTGCGACGTTCGATGTACCCAAAGGTCTGCGGATCAGGGATACCGCTACCCATCGGTTTGTGTTCAACTATGCACCGAAGGCCCGCAAATGGGGCGATGTGATCATTCCGGCAGCGGGGGTCCACTGGGAGGAAATCTAA
- a CDS encoding galactose mutarotase, whose amino-acid sequence MHFGTSSTGVDVEKVTISAGDLSVSILTWGAIIQDVRLAGVDHSLTLGSDDLGDYEGGLRHHGSLIGPIANRISNARVKIDGMMYELERNQDGAIHLHSGAQATHRRAWTLVDASDTHATLTCTMRDGECGLPGNRDFTVTYRVAAPGTLSMEITGTSDTTTAMSFANHSYWNLDGSDSWDDHTLTVHADSYLPGTPQCYPTGEIVAVDGTPMDFRKPRKISRQTDMFDNNFCLADHRRPLHDALTLTGASGVSLTIATTEPGIQIYDNKDGARPGRSTHEGLALEAQFWPDAPNNRDFPSIILTPDQTYTQVTTWTFTA is encoded by the coding sequence ATGCATTTTGGAACCAGCAGCACAGGCGTTGACGTCGAAAAAGTGACGATCAGCGCGGGTGATCTCAGCGTCAGCATCCTGACATGGGGTGCGATTATCCAAGATGTGCGTCTGGCTGGCGTGGATCACAGCCTGACTTTAGGCTCTGACGATTTGGGCGATTACGAAGGTGGATTGCGTCATCACGGGTCGCTGATTGGCCCGATTGCGAACCGGATCAGCAATGCCCGCGTGAAAATCGACGGCATGATGTATGAACTCGAACGCAATCAGGACGGCGCGATCCATCTGCATTCCGGCGCACAGGCGACGCATCGTCGCGCTTGGACATTGGTCGATGCATCCGACACCCACGCGACGCTGACTTGCACGATGCGCGACGGCGAATGCGGCCTTCCGGGCAACCGCGATTTCACCGTCACCTACCGCGTGGCAGCCCCCGGCACGCTGTCGATGGAAATCACGGGAACAAGCGACACCACGACCGCGATGAGCTTTGCCAACCACAGCTATTGGAACCTTGATGGCAGCGACAGCTGGGACGATCACACGCTGACGGTTCACGCAGACAGCTACCTGCCGGGCACGCCACAGTGTTACCCAACAGGCGAAATCGTCGCGGTAGACGGCACACCGATGGATTTCCGCAAGCCGCGCAAAATCTCGCGGCAAACGGATATGTTCGACAACAACTTTTGCCTCGCGGATCACCGCCGCCCGCTGCATGATGCATTAACCTTAACCGGCGCATCCGGCGTATCGCTTACGATTGCGACAACCGAACCCGGCATTCAGATTTACGACAACAAAGACGGCGCGCGCCCCGGTCGGTCCACGCACGAAGGGCTCGCGCTAGAGGCACAGTTCTGGCCCGACGCCCCGAACAATCGCGATTTCCCGTCGATTATCCTGACGCCTGACCAAACCTATACGCAGGTCACAACGTGGACGTTCACGGCCTAA
- a CDS encoding Gfo/Idh/MocA family oxidoreductase, producing the protein MLNIGLLGASWIAPQAIIDPASIVQGTRIAAVAARDLGKAQTYADTYGIPTAYGSYDDLLADPALDAIYISLPPAYHAVWAIRALQAGKHVICEKPTAMTLTEAQAMVDVAKSTGKRLIEAFHSRYHPAFLTCMDWVASGDIGEVQSMTAHFGVGFPDDGVKNQYRPELGGGTIMDMGCYPLHWVRQLAGGAIADAKVEATLAESGVDLTMASELTFDNGVTAKISSSMHPDTEFDAYLEVTGSKGTITFKNPLVPHQGGALSKTVDGVTTDAHVSTVTTYCYQLKAIAEALQTGDVLPTEAAGLLDQQAEIDRLYDAAGLSHLRITMQDYT; encoded by the coding sequence ATGCTGAACATCGGTCTTCTTGGCGCATCTTGGATCGCGCCCCAAGCTATCATTGATCCGGCAAGCATCGTGCAAGGCACCCGTATTGCCGCCGTTGCCGCACGTGATCTGGGCAAGGCGCAAACCTATGCTGATACCTACGGTATTCCAACGGCTTACGGCAGTTACGATGATCTTTTGGCGGACCCTGCGTTAGACGCGATCTACATCAGTTTGCCGCCAGCCTATCATGCGGTGTGGGCCATTCGCGCGCTGCAGGCAGGCAAACATGTGATTTGTGAAAAGCCCACAGCGATGACGCTGACAGAAGCGCAGGCAATGGTGGACGTGGCAAAATCCACTGGAAAACGTCTGATTGAAGCGTTCCATTCGCGCTATCACCCAGCGTTTTTGACCTGCATGGACTGGGTCGCGTCCGGCGATATTGGCGAAGTGCAAAGTATGACCGCGCATTTCGGCGTCGGATTTCCGGACGACGGCGTAAAGAACCAATATCGTCCCGAATTGGGCGGTGGCACGATCATGGATATGGGGTGCTACCCATTGCATTGGGTCCGGCAGTTGGCGGGCGGGGCCATTGCCGATGCAAAGGTAGAGGCGACGTTGGCAGAGTCAGGTGTTGATCTGACCATGGCGTCGGAACTGACGTTTGATAATGGCGTGACGGCCAAGATTTCGTCGTCCATGCATCCTGACACTGAATTTGATGCCTACCTCGAAGTGACTGGCAGTAAAGGAACGATCACCTTCAAGAACCCGCTGGTGCCGCATCAGGGTGGGGCGCTGTCCAAGACCGTTGATGGCGTGACGACGGATGCGCACGTGTCCACAGTGACGACCTATTGCTACCAGCTAAAGGCCATCGCGGAGGCGTTGCAGACGGGCGATGTGTTGCCGACCGAAGCTGCCGGACTTTTGGATCAGCAGGCCGAAATCGACCGGCTTTATGACGCCGCTGGCCTGTCACACCTGCGGATCACGATGCAGGATTATACTTAG
- a CDS encoding NUDIX hydrolase, with protein sequence MGDAAGMIDDFNGAKVALFIGAELLVILRDDDPDIAFPNLWDFPGGGREGDETPFETLAREVKEEVGLTLLRDAIIWEKCLPWSQDATQKIWFFVAQMPAATEGKIVFGDEGQRWALMTPDAFMTHDRAVPNLGQRLRLWMDDAT encoded by the coding sequence ATGGGCGACGCTGCGGGCATGATAGATGATTTTAACGGCGCAAAAGTCGCCCTGTTCATAGGCGCCGAACTGTTGGTGATCTTGCGGGATGATGATCCGGACATCGCTTTCCCGAACCTGTGGGATTTTCCGGGTGGCGGGCGCGAGGGGGATGAAACCCCGTTTGAAACCCTTGCCCGTGAGGTCAAAGAAGAAGTCGGGCTGACCTTGCTGCGCGACGCGATCATCTGGGAAAAATGTCTGCCGTGGTCGCAAGATGCGACGCAAAAGATATGGTTCTTTGTTGCGCAAATGCCTGCGGCGACTGAGGGCAAGATCGTGTTTGGCGACGAAGGCCAAAGGTGGGCGTTGATGACGCCTGACGCCTTTATGACCCACGACAGAGCGGTGCCAAATCTGGGGCAACGGCTTCGGCTTTGGATGGATGACGCGACCTAG
- a CDS encoding DNA polymerase IV has translation MPALCRECLTQFEDGARCPSCRSPRVTRHDELWDLSIAHMDCDAFYASVEKRDNPELEDKPVIIGGGRRGVVSTACYVARIKGVKSAMPMFQALKLCPEAVVVKPRFDAYTEASRAIRALMDELTPVVEPLSLDEAFMDMTGTARLHGAPPAVMLARLVKRMKDEIGLTGSIGLSHNKFLAKVASDLEKPRGFSIIGKAETTAFLRPKPVRLIWGIGPVAQQSLEKAGIKTFDDLLRWDRRDLHDRFGGMGERLYALARGEDGRRISSHTPVKGLSNETTFNEDTADIDLLDGHLWRMAEKVSARAKAKNKAGRVVTLKLKTSDFKLVSKRQSLHHPTQMADTIYRTARGLFDQVSHRGPFRLLGVGMSEIGSDGDADREGDLLDPDAGKRADAERAADKIRKKFGDAAIIKGRALR, from the coding sequence ATGCCCGCCCTTTGCCGCGAATGTTTGACCCAATTTGAAGACGGCGCACGTTGCCCGTCGTGCAGGTCGCCGCGTGTCACCCGCCACGACGAATTGTGGGACCTCAGCATCGCCCACATGGATTGCGACGCGTTCTATGCCAGTGTCGAAAAGCGCGATAATCCGGAACTTGAAGACAAACCTGTCATCATTGGCGGCGGGCGGCGGGGCGTGGTTTCAACAGCCTGCTATGTGGCGCGCATCAAAGGTGTGAAATCCGCGATGCCGATGTTCCAAGCGCTCAAACTGTGCCCCGAAGCGGTTGTCGTGAAGCCGCGGTTCGACGCCTACACCGAAGCATCACGCGCGATCCGTGCCTTGATGGATGAACTCACGCCCGTGGTTGAACCTTTGTCATTGGACGAGGCGTTCATGGACATGACCGGCACCGCGCGCCTGCATGGTGCGCCACCTGCGGTCATGCTGGCGCGACTGGTCAAGCGGATGAAGGACGAGATCGGCCTTACCGGATCAATCGGTCTGTCCCACAATAAATTCCTCGCAAAAGTCGCGTCTGATCTGGAAAAACCAAGGGGCTTTTCAATTATCGGCAAGGCGGAAACCACCGCCTTTTTGCGCCCCAAACCCGTCCGCTTGATCTGGGGCATTGGCCCCGTTGCACAGCAGTCGCTTGAAAAAGCGGGGATCAAAACCTTTGATGATTTGCTGCGCTGGGACCGCCGCGACCTGCATGACCGGTTTGGCGGAATGGGCGAACGGCTTTACGCGCTGGCCCGTGGCGAAGATGGTCGCCGGATTTCATCGCACACGCCCGTCAAAGGACTGTCGAACGAGACAACGTTCAACGAAGACACGGCAGACATCGACTTGCTGGACGGGCACCTGTGGCGCATGGCCGAAAAGGTATCCGCGCGCGCCAAAGCCAAGAACAAAGCAGGGCGCGTGGTGACGCTGAAACTGAAAACCTCGGACTTTAAGCTGGTGTCGAAACGGCAAAGCCTGCACCATCCGACCCAGATGGCCGATACCATTTACCGCACAGCACGTGGTCTGTTCGATCAGGTCAGCCATCGGGGACCGTTTCGGCTGCTGGGCGTCGGCATGTCGGAAATCGGATCGGACGGGGATGCGGATCGCGAAGGTGATCTGCTTGATCCGGATGCGGGCAAACGCGCGGATGCAGAACGGGCAGCCGACAAAATCCGCAAAAAATTTGGCGATGCCGCCATTATCAAAGGGCGTGCCTTGCGCTAA
- a CDS encoding GFA family protein: protein MPDKHHAACHCGAVQFDVTLTDGLNTARRCSCSFCRMRGAVAVSANLDGITFTKGAENLTLYQFNTGTAKHYFCSTCGIYTHHQRRSNPNEFGVNVACLDGVSPFDFDEVIVNDGVNHPSDKGTAAPICGTLRFVQHHVDD, encoded by the coding sequence ATGCCAGACAAACACCATGCAGCGTGTCATTGCGGCGCGGTTCAGTTTGACGTCACACTGACGGACGGCCTGAACACGGCACGCCGCTGTTCATGTAGTTTTTGCCGCATGCGTGGGGCGGTGGCGGTCAGCGCCAATCTCGACGGGATCACGTTTACCAAAGGTGCCGAAAACCTGACATTGTACCAATTCAACACGGGGACGGCGAAACACTACTTCTGCTCCACATGCGGGATTTATACCCATCACCAACGGCGGTCGAATCCAAACGAATTTGGCGTCAACGTGGCCTGTCTCGACGGCGTAAGCCCCTTTGATTTCGACGAAGTGATCGTGAACGATGGCGTTAATCATCCTTCCGACAAAGGCACGGCAGCACCGATTTGCGGCACGTTGCGGTTTGTGCAGCACCACGTCGACGACTGA